A stretch of Podospora bellae-mahoneyi strain CBS 112042 chromosome 5, whole genome shotgun sequence DNA encodes these proteins:
- a CDS encoding hypothetical protein (EggNog:ENOG503P00U; COG:S) encodes MNHLLSLSLLGVAALSNPLPQPGPNPNDPNDPFPPLPPDLTFDDIAEFPTFNGTGATMLRFGCHQLVIDRIDPLVNPRAVPSPHQHQIVGGDAFDAYMPLKDIAKRSSCTGCSYSDDFSNYWTSNLYFRARNGSYKRVKQIPNNLQFNDTFATQTEGGLTAYYVSPGQGEQGVKAFKPGFRMFFGDAALRARPTTGFNLSRQTCFRCYTGPGFEGDNLPPCQDPAVDSWGLPQRKCFGIRSNILFPTCWDGVTLDTPDHKSHVAYPLEGPQPFSAFRTAEACPPSHPVKIPQVMLEIVWDTTPFNDPELWPADGSQPFVLSTGDRSGYSQHADYVFGWKGQELQKAMNAGCAAANCPGIKVQSLKKANKCKVKPLVKEKSEGWLSALPGGIQAQ; translated from the exons ATGAACCACCTCctatccctctccctcctggGAGTAGCagccctctccaaccccctcccccaacccggaccaaaccccaacgaccccaatgaccccttcccccccctaCCCCCCGACCTCACCTTCGACGACATCGCCGAGTTCCCCACCTTCAACGGCACAGGCGCAACAATGCTCCGCTTCGGCTGCCACCAGCTCGTAATCGACCGTATCGACCCCCTCGTCAACCCCCGcgccgtcccctccccccaccagcaccaaatcGTCGGCGGCGACGCCTTCGACGCCTACATGCCCCTCAAGGACATCGCCAAACGCTCCTCCTGCACCGGCTGCTCGTACAGCGACGACTTTAGCAACTACTGGACCTCCAACTTGTACTTCAGAGCACGGAATGGTAGTTACAAACGAGTCAAACAGATTCCGAATAACCTGCAGTTTAACGATACCTTTGCCACGCAGacggagggggggttgacggcGTATTATGTCAGTCCTGGGCAGGGGGAGCAGGGGGTGAAGGCTTTCAAGCCGGGGTTTAGGATGTTTTTTGGGGATGCGGCgttgagggcgaggccgacgacgGGGTTCAATTTGAGCAGGCAGACTTGTTTCAGGTGTTACACCGGGCcggggtttgagggggatAATCTGCCTCCGTGTCAGGATCCGGCGGTGGATAGTTGGGGGTTGCCGCAGAGGAAGTGTTTTGGGATTAG GAGCAATATCCTGTTTCCGAC CTGCTGGGACGGCGTCACACTCGACACCCCCGACCACAAATCCCACGTCGCCTACCCCCTCGAGGGACCCCAACCATTCAGCGCCTTCCGCACCGCCGAAGCCtgtcctccttctcacccGGTTAAGATCCCTCAGGTCATGTTGGAGATCGTCTGggacaccacccccttcaacgACCCTGAGCTCTGGCCTGCCGACGGTTCTCAGCCGTTTGTCTTGTCGACTGGTGACCGCTCGGGCTACAGCCAACACGCGGATTACGTCTTTGGGTGGAAGGGACAGGAGCTGCAAAAGGCGATGAATGCCGGCTGTGCGGCAGCGAATTGTCCCGGGATCAAGGTGCAGAGTTTGAAGAAGGCCAACAAGTGCAAGGTGAAGCCGTTAGTGAAGGAGAAGTCCGAGGGGT GGTTGAGTGCGTTGCCTGGTGGGATTCAGGCTCAGTGA
- a CDS encoding hypothetical protein (EggNog:ENOG503NV1Q; COG:Q) encodes MTLLSTTVPHLQAAWDVHPYLLLSVPFALYLLISNVRSYLKLRHINGPFLAHFTYVWFVGSVARGKMLSTLQELAYKYGPVCRIGPNDLLVGDFDEVVRINGVRSPYVKSDWYTTIRFDVDGGDSVVSLMDTAEHDVRKAKLIKGYEGRGKGQDKGWMDKVVDKHLVELVRLLREKYVKQEREINWTNVMRYFSADVMVEALMGEAWGDLQTDSDIHKFFEMSDYSTPYIHTVGSWGSLRWLTSSWWFIRKAGPKVTDDHGLGKFISLVREEVSKRFRDPESKKGDMLADWISQGLTSRECELDVILGVIAGADTVAVPMRTIFLYLITSPLVYSKLKDEIKTAIKTGAISEPITNQQALKLPYMQAVIHEGLRMMPISAFGFPKRVPAEGDMICGIHVPGGTDIFPNNLAIQRSKKVFGNDVDVFRPERWLIENTRGPEHRSLMVRHIEVIFGHGRWQCPGRMLAWVQLNKVFVEVLRNFDFQVGNPRDPWKLGVYSSVTVGDFWVKGVESRQE; translated from the exons aTGACGCTTCTCTCAACCACAGTCCCGCATCTCCAAGCCGCCTGGGATGTCCACCcttacctcctcctctcggTTCCTTTTGCCCTCtacctcctcatctccaatGTCCGATCCTATCTCAAACTCCGACACATCAACGGCCCGTTCTTGGCGCACTTCACCTACGTCTGGTTCGTGGGCAGTGTCGCCCGAGGAAAGATGCTCAGCACTCTCCAGGAACTTGCCTACAAGTACGGCCCTGTCTGTCGCATCGGCCCGAACGATCTTCTCGTCGgtgactttgacgaggttgTCCGCATCAACGGGGTGCGGTCACCGTATGTGAAGAGCGATTGGTATACTACTATCcggtttgatgttgatgggggggaCTCGGTTGTTTCGTTGATGGATACTGCGGAGCATGATGTGCGGAAGGCGAAACTGATTAAGGGGTatgaagggagggggaaggggcagGATAAGGGGTGGATGGATAAGGTTGTGGATAAGCATTTGGtggagttggtgaggttgttgagggagaagtaTGTcaagcaggagagggagattaACTGGACGAATGTGATGAGATATTTTAGTGCGGATGTTATGGTGGAGGCTTTGATGGGTGAGGCATG GGGAGACCTTCAGACGGATAGTGATATTCACAAGTTCTTCGAGATGTCGGACTATTCTACGCCTTATATCCATACTGTTGGAAGTTGGGGGAGTCTGAGGTGGCTTACGAGCAGCTGGTGGTTCATTCGCAAGGCTGGGCCGAAGGTGACGGATGATCATGGTTTGGGCAAGTTCATTTC CCTGGTGAGAGAAGAGGTCTCAAAGCGTTTTAGGGATCCCGAATCCAAGAAGGGCGATATGTTG GCCGACTGGATCTCTCAAGGACTTACCTCACGCGAATGCGAGCTTGATGTCATCCTCGGCGTCATAGCAGGGGCCGACACCGTTGCCGTGCCCATGCGAACCATCTTCCTCTATCTCATCACCTCTCCACTCGTCTATTCCAAGCTCAAAGACGAGATCAAAACCGCCATCAAGACCGGAGCCATCTCAGAACCCATCACAAACCAACAGGCTCTCAAACTACCGTACATGCAAGCTGTTATCCACGAGGGCCTCCGCATGATGCCTATCTCTGCTTTCGGCTTTCCCAAGAGAGTACCCGCGGAGGGAGACATGATTTGTGGCATACACGTCCCTGGTGGAACAGACATCTTTCCTAACAACCTCGCCATTCAACGAAGCAAAAAGGTGTTTGGGAATGACGTCGACGTTTTCCGGCCAGAGAGGTGGTTGATTGAGAACACTCGAGGACCGGAACACCGCAGCTTGATGGTCCGACACATCGAAGTCATCTTTGGTCATGGAAGATGGCAATGCCCGGGGCGTATGCTTGCTTGGGTTCAGCTGAACAAGGTCTTTGTGGAGGTTTTGAGGAACTTTGACTTTCAGGTTGGCAACCCGAGAGATCCTTGGAAGTTGGGGGTTTATAGCTCGGTTACTGTTGGCGACTTTTGGGTGAAAGGTGTTGAATCAAGGCAAGAGTAA
- the PMC1_2 gene encoding plasma membrane calcium (COG:P; EggNog:ENOG503NX5D), with product MADPDPPKLESAGLSPATKERDAPSTATTTTGNGDHKASSKFHLDVEDALTPDPGTEDMFVVENNKFAYSPGQLAKFFNPKSLNAFFAVGGLAGLEKGLQTNRESGLSVDETSVGSSVAFEEVAPKGVPKYGSHGDTEPTVKGDNPAAAAAAANATTSTHDAGGAFADRKRIFKENRLPEKKSKSLLQLAWITYNDKILILLTAAAVVSLALGLYQTFGVTHEPEPVAPGQPPAEEGAKVEWVEGVAIMVAIIIVVVVGTLNDWQMERQFNKLNKKHNDRTVKVIRSGKSAEISVFDIVVGDVMHLSQGDMVPVDGIFISGHGVKCDESSATGESDLLKKISGEEVYRILEAISRGEEAPHDIEKLDPFIISGSKVNEGTGTFLVTAVGVNSCYGRTMMSLHTETEDTPLQKKLNRLADGIAKFGGGAALLLFVVLFIKFLASLPGSQDTPDQKGQTFLRLFITAVTVVVVAVPEGLPLAVTLALAFATTRMMRDNNLVRVLKACETMGNATTVCSDKTGTLTQNKMTVVATTLGKSISFGGTDAPLDDDPGIKTEKSAANTVPNVPITEFTQGLSNTVKRLLVQANAVNSTAFEGESEGEKTFIGSKTEVALLVLSRDHLGSAPVQEERANSNIVQVVPFDSAVKYMATVVKLPDGRFRAYVKGASEILLGKCSKVIVDASSEELSAVDMTEDDREMFAETITSYAGQTLRTIGSSYRDFESWPPPELAGQTELTAAEFDKVHKDMTLLAIFGIKDPLRPTVKKAIGDCKRAHVKVRMVTGDNLLTGRAIAKECGIYNPKEGGIAMEGPVFRRKTPEELKELVPKLEVLARSSPEDKRILVKTLKDLGETVAVTGDGTNDAPALKMADIGFAMGIAGTEVAKEAAAIILMDDNFASIVKGISWGRAVNDAVKKFLQFQLTVNVTAVVVTFVTAVASDKEESVLNAVQLLWVNLIMDTFAALALATDPPTDSILNRAPDKKTAPLINTRMGKMIIGQAICQLAITLVLHFAGPTLMGYDMTNLDQQEHMKTLVFNTFVWLQIFNQLNSRRLDNHLNILEGITRNRFYIVINLIMIGGQVLIIFVGGAAFGIRPLTGKEWGISIGLGAISVPWGILIRKFPDAWAAALTPHIKFPKLRLRKSRKKDDLEKTSEDAEAQKSKDLATDSESERFGPPLRTLTSIRGKRASTHIRRGFREYMHDKKTQVKDKVVGGSTTNVAPEGAAPVNGTGGVAKKA from the exons ATGGCGGATCCTGATCCACCAAAACTTGAG TCGGCCGGCTTGAGTCCCGCCACCAAGGAACGCGATGCGCCCAGTACCGCGACCACAACAACCGGCAATGGCGACCACAAAGCTAGCTCAAAATTCCACCTCGATGTCGAAGACGCCCTGACGCCTGACCCGGGCACTGAGGACATGTTCGTTGTCGAGAACAACAAGTTCGCCTACTCCCCCGGGCAGCTCGCCAAGTTCTTCAACCCAAAGAGTCTCAATGCTTTCTTTGCCGTCGGTGgtttggctgggttggaaaAGGGTCTGCAGACAAACCGCGAGAGCGGTTTGAGTGTCGACGAAACCTCGGTGGGCTCGTCGGTTGCCTTTGAGGAGGTCGCGCCCAAGGGCGTGCCAAAATATGGATCTCATGGCGACACTGAACCCACCGTCAAGGGTGACAATCCGGCCgcggctgccgctgctgccaatgCCACAACTTCAACTCACGATGCCGGTGGCGCTTTTGCAGACCGCAAGCGCATCTTCAAGGAGAACAGATTgccagagaagaagagcaaatCGCTGCTGCAGCTCGCCTGGATCACCTACAACGACAAGATCTTGATCTTGCTGacggccgccgccgttgtATCGCTTGCGCTTGGTCTGTATCAGACCTTTGGTGTCACTCATGAACCGGAGCCGGTTGCACCGGGCCAGCcccctgctgaggagggcgCCAAGGTCGAATGGGTCGAGGGTGTGGCCATCATGGTCGCTATCAtcattgtggtggtggttggtacGTTGAACGACTGGCAAATGGAACGGCAattcaacaagctcaacaagaaACACAACGATCGCACCGTCAAGGTTATTCGCTCCGGCAAGTCTGCCGAGATCTCTGTCTTTGATATTGTGGTGGGCGATGTCATGCATCTGAGTCAAGGTGACATGGTGCCGGTCGACGGCATCTTCATCAGTGGGCACGGAGTGAAATGCGACGAGTCTTCGGCTACTGGCGAATCAGATCTCTTGAAAAAGATTTCGGGCGAGGAAGTGTACAGGATCCTCGAGGCCATCTCGAGAGGCGAAGAGGCACCACACGAcatcgagaagctcgacCCATTCATCATCTCCGGCAGCAAGGTCAATGAAGGCACTGGCACCTTTTTGGTCACAGCTGTCGGTGTCAATTCTTGCTACGGACGCACCATGATGTCCTTGCACACCGAGACCGAAGACACGCCTTTGCAAAAGAAGCTTAACCGCCTGGCAGATGGCATTGCCaagtttggtggtggcgctgCTTTGCTCTTGTTCGTCGTTCTTTTCATCAAGTTTCTTGCCTCCCTCCCGGGCAGCCAGGATACACCCGACCAAAAGGGCCAGACCTTCCTCCGGCTCTTCATCACTGCTGTGacggtcgtcgtcgttgctgTTCCCGAGGGTCTGCCACTGGCTGTCACCCTGGCGCTTGCTTTTGCCACCACTAGGATGATGCGCGACAACAACTTGGTGCGCGTCTTGAAGGCTTGTGAGACGATGGGCAATGCGACGACAGTATGCTCCGACAAGACCGGTACTCTCACACAAAACAAAATGACAGTGGTAGCGACAACACTCGGCAAAAGTATCAGCTTTGGCGGGACCGACGCCCCTCTGGATGACGACCCTGGCATCAAGACCGAAAAGTCCGCTGCCAACACGGTTCCCAACGTTCCGATTACCGAATTCACCCAGGGCTTGAGCAACACGGTCAAGAGGCTTCTTGTGCAGGCAAACGCTGTCAACTCGACTGCTTTCGAGGGCGAATCTGAAGGCGAGAAGACATTTATTGGGTCCAAGACGGAAGTTGCGCTGCTTGTCCTCAGTCGCGATCACCTCGGCTCCGCCCCTGTCCAGGAGGAGCGGGCCAATTCCAACATTGTCCAGGTTGTCCCTTTCGATTCGGCTGTCAAGTACATGGCGACCGTCGTCAAGCTCCCCGACGGCAGGTTCCGCGCATACGTCAAGGGTGCCTCCGAGATTCTGTTGGGCAAGTGCTCCAAGGTTATCGTCGATGCCAGTTCCGAGGAGCTTTCCGCCGTGGACATGACGGAAGACGACCGCGAAATGTTCGCCGAGACCATCACTTCATATGCCGGCCAAACCCTCCGCACAATTGGATCCTCGTACCGCGACTTTGAATCCTGGCCGCCCCCGGAATTGGCTGGGCAGACGGAGCTCACAGCGGCTGAGTTCGACAAGGTTCACAAGGACATGACGCTCCTTGCCATCTTTGGCATCAAGGACCCCCTGAGACCCACCGTCAAGAAGGCTATCGGGGACTGCAAGCGTGCTCACGTCAAGGTTCGCATGGTCACAGGCGACAATCTGCTCACCGGTCGCGCTATCGCCAAGGAATGCGGTATTTACAACCCAAAGGAGGGAGGCATCGCCATGGAGGGCCCCGTTTTCCGTCGCAAGACCCCtgaggagttgaaggagcTCGTACCCAAGCTCGAAGTGCTCGCCCGTTCCAGTCCTGAGGACAAGCGTATTCTGGTCAAGACGTTGAAGGATCTCGGTGAAACGGTTGCTGTCACTGGCGACGGTACCAACGATGCCCCGGCTCTCAAGATGGCTGATATCGGCTTTGCCATGGGTATCGCCGGTACTGAAGTCGCCAAGGAGGCTGCCGCTATCATTCTCATGGATGACAACTTTGCTTCCATTGTCAAGGGTATCAGCTGGGGTCGTGCGGTCAATGACGCCGTCAAGAAGTTCCTGCAG TTCCAACTCACGGTCAACGTCACCGCCGTGGTCGTCACCTTCGTTACAGCAGTTGCCAGCGACAAGGAGGAATCCGTCCTCAACGCTGTTCAACTTCTTTGGGTCAACCTCATCATGGACACGTTTgccgcccttgcccttgccacTGATCCTCCCACCGATTCAATTCTCAACCGCGCTCCCGACAAGAAGACAGCCCCGCTGATCAACACTCGCATGGGTAAGATGATCATCGGTCAAGCCATCTGCCAGCTCGCCATTACGCTCGTCCTGCATTTTGCCGGTCCCACGTTGATGGGCTACGATATGACCAACCTCGATCAGCAAGAGCACATGAAGACCCTCGTGTTCAACACGTTTGTCTGGCTCCAGATCTTCAACCAGCTCAACAGCCGCCGTCTTGATAACCACCTCAACATTCTTGAAGGCATTACTCGCAACCGGTTTTACATCGTTATCAATCTGATCATGATCGGTGGCCaggtcctcatcatcttcgtgGGCGGTGCCGCCTTTGGAATCCGTCCTCTCACCGGAAAGGAGTGGGGCATTTCTATTGGACTGGGTGCCATCTCCGTCCCCTGGGGTATCCTGATTCGCAAGTTCCCTGATGCGTGGGCCGCCGCCTTGACTCCTCACATCAAGTTCCCCAAGCTCCGTCTCCGCaagagcaggaagaaggatgacTTGGAGAAGACGTCAGAGGATGCTGAAGCGCAGAAATCAAAGGATCTCGCGACGGATAGCGAGAGCGAACGTTTTGGCCCGCCATTGAGGACGCTGACTAGTATTCGCGGCAAGCGGGCCTCGACACATATTCGCCGGGGTTTCAGAGAGTACATGCACGACAAGAAGACGCAAgtcaaggacaaggttgTCGGAGGGAGCACCACCAATGTTGCTCCCGAGGGGGCTGCGCCAGTGAATGGCACAGGAGGGGTTGCAAAGAAGGCCTAG